Genomic window (Paenibacillus sp. 37):
GTACGGTTGAGGCACGGGCGGAGCAGATCGCCAAGGAGATGGTGCAAAACTACGGTGTCACCAGTGTGCAATATGCGATCATGGATGAAGGGGAATATATTTTATCAGATAGTGTCGGACTGCACGATAAGGCATCACAGAAGCCAATAGACAAGGATAGCATGTATGGCATAGGCTCGGTTAGCAAAATGGTTGTTACGGCAGCCGCCATGAAGCTTGTCGATTCAGGTAAAGTAGATCTGGATGAGCCGCTTACTTCGTATATCAAGGACTTTAAAATGGCAGATGCGCGCTATACTCAAATCACACCGCGCATGTTGATGAATCATTCATCCGGTCTTTACGGTACACATTATGGAAACAGCATGTTGTTTGACGATAATGACACCCGCAATCATGATGAGTTATTGCTTAAACTTCAGTCCGAAAAACTGAAATCCAAACCTGGCGCATACTCCGTCTACGCCAATGACGGTTTTCAATTGCTTGAAATCCTGGTTGAACGGGTGAGTGGGTTAAGCTACAGCGAATATATCGCCAAGTTCATCAGCGAGCCGTTGAAGTTGGAATCAACGAAGACACCACTAGATTCCTTTGACAGAGCGCAATTATCCGAAACCTATTGGCCTACACTTGAGATGAAGATGCCTACCGAAAATGCAAACATTATCGGCACAGGCGGAGTGTACTCTACCGCAGAAGAATTGAGTAAATTCGGAGAGGTTTTAATGGGGAACAGACCGGATATTCTGTCCGAATCTGCTGTGAAGGCCATGCAATCTCATGAGTATCGTAAGGGCATATGGGTATCTGATGAGCAAAATACGATCAATTATGGCTTGGGGTGGGACGCGGTTGACCTTGCACCTTTCAGCGATTATGGGATTACCGCGCTTGCCAAAGGTGGGGATACCATGTTGTACCATGCCGTGTTAATCACTATACCCGAACATGATATTTCAATGGCGGTTCTATCATCTGGTGGATCTTCCGTCTACAATCAGATGTTTGCCAGCAAAGTGCTGCTGGACGTTCTCGAGGATCAGGGCATCATCGACGATGTTCAGCCTGATCAGACATTCCTACCACCTGTGAAAGTGAAAATGCCAACGGAGTTGAATACGTACTCAGGTCTGTATGGTACTGTAGGTGAAACACTTGATATAGCAATCAAGGATGGTGAATTCAAACTCCCTGCCTTGCTAGGAGGCATTATCCCGGAGCAGAACTATGTGTACACAGGCGATGAACATTTTACGAGCACGGACGGCAGTGTGAAAGCTAGTTTTGTGAAGGAACGTAATGACAAGGTGTATGTTAAAGTTCAAGGCATGATAACGTTACCCGGCATAGGCCAAACGGTAATGAACACGTATGATTATCAAAAATTGGATCATAATGCGCTTGACGCAGCAACCAAAGAGAAGTGGACAGCTCGTGACGGCTCGAAATATTACGCGTTGGATGAAAAAATAACATCGATCTTTTATCTGCTTCCATCGATGCTGATCAAGAACCTTTCCGTTGATGCCAAAAATGGCTATGCTAATGGCACGCAAATCATGGATGCGAACAACGCAGAGAATATCGCCCAGATTCCTGTGATGAACGGAAGAGACGCATTTGATCTGCAATTTTACACGAAGCATGGCGCTGAGATTTTAATTCAGGATGGACAGGAATACATTGCAGAGGATGCGATTACTCCAATCTTTGGTGGAAAAAAAGGAATTACGACTATTCCGGCAAACGGTCAAGCCCGGTGGTATGCGATCGACGCCCGATCGGGTAACAAATCCATCACGGTGGATTCTCCGAAGACCGGAGGTTATGCAGTGTATAATGATAAAGGGGAAATGGTTGACTTCTCTGTAGCAACCAATCCGGAATCGACGAAGCTCCCGAAAAGTGGTTTTATCGTTTTTGGTGGGGACGCCGGTGATGTATTCCAGATTAAATTAAAGTAAAGCAGGGATTGCGTTACAAAATCACAATCGCAATTTGTCACATAAATAATGTCATATTCAGGAAGTCGCCTTATGGCGGCTTTTTTGATTTTTTTATTAGAATAATTTAACAGTCTGGTAACTTTTCGACCTCACTGCTCGTTATATTTTATATAGTTATATATTAGGCTCATTTTTCACAGGAGGAATCACTTTCTATGATCAATCGACATAAACGTCACACAATGAAGCATTACAAAAGAAGAGCAGGCAGACCCATCATTGCTGGTCTTACTGCGGGAATGCTGATGGTTCATGGAGTCATCGGCGTGTTACCATCTCAGGTACATGCTGAAGCATCGGATGTATCCATCCGTAACTGGTACTCGTATCAGCGCATCACAGTGCCTGAACTGAAACCTACTTGGACAGCGAAAGTAGATAACCATTTGAATATGAACGAGACGTACATCGGAGCTAATGCCATTGCAGAAGAAGGCAAAGTATTCACGTTTGCTGGATCGAAGTTGATTGCACTTGATGCGACAACAGGTAAACGGTTGTGGACTTACGGCAAAGAACTGACACCTTATATTACCTATCAAGGGGGCGTCCTCTACGGACTGACCAGTGATCACAAGCCATATGCCTTGAATGCGAAGACAGGCAAAGCCAAATGGCAGTCAGGAACATCCACCTGGATTGATACGGTTCAACGTACGGAAGCGCTGATTCCAACGGTGGATACCCTCTACGTGATTAAGGGGAGTACAATGTTTGCACTGGATATACAGTCAGGCAAACTGCGCTGGAAGGCAGATGAGCCATTAGGCGAAGGTCACGGTACTGAATATCTTGAAGAGTCTAATGGTATTGTACTGAGAACCTTTTTTGTCCAAGGGGCACTTACATCCGTTCAACTTAATGCGTATGACAAGAAAACGGGCAAGAAGTTATGGGGTCATTTTGGTCAGGGGGAAGCTATTCAGATCAAAGACGGACTTGTGTATTCGGTGGATTTTTATTCTCCAATGTTGGAAGATGATGAGTCTTCACCTGAACGCAAATGGAAAGTTAATGCTTACAACCTGAAGACCGGTGTGTTGAAAGGAAGTCAGGAGTACAGGTGGACCATGCCGGGTGACCCACCGTATATGAATGGTAGAGGAGATATACTTGTCAATAAAGACAAACTGTACATTGCGCAGGGGGACAACATAGCGGAGTATTCGTTGAATACAACCAAGTCGGAAACTACGCCAATTCGAACGTTTCACCAACCTTACGGGGACAAAATGGAGTTACTTGGCATTGTACAGGAACGGCTGGTGTACAAAAACCTCGAGACAGGTGAACTTAAAGGCATTAAGCTGGCTAATGGTCAGGAGGTTCAGTGGCATGGTGATGCCCCGGTTTCTCAGATTGATGTTTACGGTAAAGGAATGTATCGAGCGCAACGTAACGGCACCCTGCTTGCCCTCAACATGATGACGGGTCAGCCAGCTTTTCGAGTCGCTACCGGGGGAGATCTGCACAACACGACATTGAAGACAAACGGAATGATTATCATCCAAGCCGAAGGCAAACTTCTCGGCGTTAAGCTGCCAGCATCGCTGAAATAAGTGATCTAGAATGAAAAATATGTGAAAAGACCGGACTACGGCATAGCTTGCTCATAATCCGGTCTTTTTTTATTTTTGCGC
Coding sequences:
- a CDS encoding serine hydrolase domain-containing protein, translated to MKKLISFLCTAVLVITPLADVRAEANNNGTVEARAEQIAKEMVQNYGVTSVQYAIMDEGEYILSDSVGLHDKASQKPIDKDSMYGIGSVSKMVVTAAAMKLVDSGKVDLDEPLTSYIKDFKMADARYTQITPRMLMNHSSGLYGTHYGNSMLFDDNDTRNHDELLLKLQSEKLKSKPGAYSVYANDGFQLLEILVERVSGLSYSEYIAKFISEPLKLESTKTPLDSFDRAQLSETYWPTLEMKMPTENANIIGTGGVYSTAEELSKFGEVLMGNRPDILSESAVKAMQSHEYRKGIWVSDEQNTINYGLGWDAVDLAPFSDYGITALAKGGDTMLYHAVLITIPEHDISMAVLSSGGSSVYNQMFASKVLLDVLEDQGIIDDVQPDQTFLPPVKVKMPTELNTYSGLYGTVGETLDIAIKDGEFKLPALLGGIIPEQNYVYTGDEHFTSTDGSVKASFVKERNDKVYVKVQGMITLPGIGQTVMNTYDYQKLDHNALDAATKEKWTARDGSKYYALDEKITSIFYLLPSMLIKNLSVDAKNGYANGTQIMDANNAENIAQIPVMNGRDAFDLQFYTKHGAEILIQDGQEYIAEDAITPIFGGKKGITTIPANGQARWYAIDARSGNKSITVDSPKTGGYAVYNDKGEMVDFSVATNPESTKLPKSGFIVFGGDAGDVFQIKLK
- a CDS encoding PQQ-binding-like beta-propeller repeat protein, which translates into the protein MINRHKRHTMKHYKRRAGRPIIAGLTAGMLMVHGVIGVLPSQVHAEASDVSIRNWYSYQRITVPELKPTWTAKVDNHLNMNETYIGANAIAEEGKVFTFAGSKLIALDATTGKRLWTYGKELTPYITYQGGVLYGLTSDHKPYALNAKTGKAKWQSGTSTWIDTVQRTEALIPTVDTLYVIKGSTMFALDIQSGKLRWKADEPLGEGHGTEYLEESNGIVLRTFFVQGALTSVQLNAYDKKTGKKLWGHFGQGEAIQIKDGLVYSVDFYSPMLEDDESSPERKWKVNAYNLKTGVLKGSQEYRWTMPGDPPYMNGRGDILVNKDKLYIAQGDNIAEYSLNTTKSETTPIRTFHQPYGDKMELLGIVQERLVYKNLETGELKGIKLANGQEVQWHGDAPVSQIDVYGKGMYRAQRNGTLLALNMMTGQPAFRVATGGDLHNTTLKTNGMIIIQAEGKLLGVKLPASLK